A genome region from Penaeus monodon isolate SGIC_2016 chromosome 14, NSTDA_Pmon_1, whole genome shotgun sequence includes the following:
- the LOC119581168 gene encoding alpha-L-fucosidase-like isoform X2 produces MDRAQLLSLLLFCFYGLSHGGYEPNWASLDSRPLPGWYDGAKVGIFIHWGVFSVPSFGSEWFWSHWRGDLANALRSKTPNIHFGLYHSLYEWFHPLYIQDKENNFTTDNFVATKTMPELHELVNTYHPDVIWSDGDWEANDSYWNSTGFLAWLFNDSPVKDTVVVNDRWGRGIPCHHGSYYTCTDHYNPGVLQPHKWENCMTLDKHSWGYRRNAPATDYITIHSLITELAMTISCGGNLLVNIGPTHEGRLPAIMEERLRQLGSWLDVNGEAVYDSVPWKHQNDTVAPGVWFTSKGDLVYGIALSWPKDSLMTLGSVLSTPHTHITMLGYNENRVTRRLKYKATKTGMQIVFPPMAEVKSQWAWVLVMAGVTPASA; encoded by the exons ATGGATCGTGCGCAGTTGCTTTCTCTGCTGCTCTTCTGTTTCTACG GCCTCAGCCACGGGGGATATGAGCCCAACTGGGCTTCCCTCGACAGCCGGCCACTTCCGGGTTGGTACGACGGGGCCAAGGTGGGCATCTTCATCCATTGGGGCGTCTTCTCGGTGCCCTCCTTCGGCTCGGAGTGGTTCTGGAGCCACTGGCGAG GTGACCTGGCTAATGCCCTGCGATCCAAGACCCCGAACATCCACTTCGGCCTCTACCACTCCCTGTACGAATGGTTCCACCCTCTCTACATCCAGGACAAGGAGAACAACTTCACGACAGATAACTTCGTTGCGACCAAGACGATGCCGGAGCTGCATGAACTG GTAAACACCTACCACCCCGACGTGATTTGGTCGGACGGTGACTGGGAGGCGAACGACTCGTACTGGAACTCGACCGGGTTCCTGGCCTGGCTCTTCAACGACTCCCCCGTCAAGGACACGGTGGTCGTCAATGACCGCTGGGGGAGGGGCATCCCCTGCCACCACGGGTCATACTACACCTGCACGGATCACTATAATCCAG GCGTGTTGCAGCCGCACAAGTGGGAGAATTGCATGACGTTGGACAAGCACTCGTGGGGATACCGTCGCAACGCTCCTGCAACAGACTACATCACAATCCACAGTCTCATCACGGAACTCGCCATGACAATCAGCTGCGGAG GTAACCTGCTGGTGAACATCGGCCCCACGCACGAGGGGCGTCTCCCCGCCATCATGGAGGAGCGCCTTCGGCAACTCGGCTCGTGGCTCGACGTCAACGGCGAGGCCGTGTACGACTCCGTGCCGTGGAAGCACCAGAACGACACGGTGGCTCCCGGGGTGTG GTTTACATCGAAGGGCGACCTTGTGTACGGCATCGCACTCTCTTGGCCCAAAGATAGCCTCATGACTCTCGGTTCTGTCTTATCAACACCGCATACCCATATCACCATGTTGGGTTACAATGAGAACCGCGTGACCAGGAGGCTGAAG TACAAAGCGACGAAGACCGGAATGCAGATCGTCTTCCCACCCATGGCCGAAGTGAAGAGCCAGTGGGCGTGGGTGCTGGTCATGGCCGGGGTCACGCCTGCGTCGGCCTGA
- the LOC119581168 gene encoding alpha-L-fucosidase-like isoform X1 produces the protein MDRAQLLSLLLFCFYGLSHGGYEPNWASLDSRPLPGWYDGAKVGIFIHWGVFSVPSFGSEWFWSHWRAAHSPKYVEFMEKNYRPGFTYADFAPAFTAEFFEPEEWASVFNASGARYVVLTSKHHEGFTLWPSRYSWNWNSLDVGPKRDLVGDLANALRSKTPNIHFGLYHSLYEWFHPLYIQDKENNFTTDNFVATKTMPELHELVNTYHPDVIWSDGDWEANDSYWNSTGFLAWLFNDSPVKDTVVVNDRWGRGIPCHHGSYYTCTDHYNPGVLQPHKWENCMTLDKHSWGYRRNAPATDYITIHSLITELAMTISCGGNLLVNIGPTHEGRLPAIMEERLRQLGSWLDVNGEAVYDSVPWKHQNDTVAPGVWFTSKGDLVYGIALSWPKDSLMTLGSVLSTPHTHITMLGYNENRVTRRLKYKATKTGMQIVFPPMAEVKSQWAWVLVMAGVTPASA, from the exons ATGGATCGTGCGCAGTTGCTTTCTCTGCTGCTCTTCTGTTTCTACG GCCTCAGCCACGGGGGATATGAGCCCAACTGGGCTTCCCTCGACAGCCGGCCACTTCCGGGTTGGTACGACGGGGCCAAGGTGGGCATCTTCATCCATTGGGGCGTCTTCTCGGTGCCCTCCTTCGGCTCGGAGTGGTTCTGGAGCCACTGGCGAG CTGCTCATTCGCCGAAATACGTAGAGTTCATGGAGAAGAACTACCGGCCGGGGTTCACGTACGCGGACTTCGCGCCGGCGTTCACGGCCGAGTTCTTCGAGCCCGAGGAGTGGGCGAGTGTGTTCAACGCCTCGGGCGCTCGCTACGTCGTCCTCACCAGCAAGCACCATGAGGGCTTCACCCTGTGGCCCTCGCGCTACTCCTGGAACTGGAACAGCCTCGACGTCGGACCCAAGAGGGACCTTGTAG GTGACCTGGCTAATGCCCTGCGATCCAAGACCCCGAACATCCACTTCGGCCTCTACCACTCCCTGTACGAATGGTTCCACCCTCTCTACATCCAGGACAAGGAGAACAACTTCACGACAGATAACTTCGTTGCGACCAAGACGATGCCGGAGCTGCATGAACTG GTAAACACCTACCACCCCGACGTGATTTGGTCGGACGGTGACTGGGAGGCGAACGACTCGTACTGGAACTCGACCGGGTTCCTGGCCTGGCTCTTCAACGACTCCCCCGTCAAGGACACGGTGGTCGTCAATGACCGCTGGGGGAGGGGCATCCCCTGCCACCACGGGTCATACTACACCTGCACGGATCACTATAATCCAG GCGTGTTGCAGCCGCACAAGTGGGAGAATTGCATGACGTTGGACAAGCACTCGTGGGGATACCGTCGCAACGCTCCTGCAACAGACTACATCACAATCCACAGTCTCATCACGGAACTCGCCATGACAATCAGCTGCGGAG GTAACCTGCTGGTGAACATCGGCCCCACGCACGAGGGGCGTCTCCCCGCCATCATGGAGGAGCGCCTTCGGCAACTCGGCTCGTGGCTCGACGTCAACGGCGAGGCCGTGTACGACTCCGTGCCGTGGAAGCACCAGAACGACACGGTGGCTCCCGGGGTGTG GTTTACATCGAAGGGCGACCTTGTGTACGGCATCGCACTCTCTTGGCCCAAAGATAGCCTCATGACTCTCGGTTCTGTCTTATCAACACCGCATACCCATATCACCATGTTGGGTTACAATGAGAACCGCGTGACCAGGAGGCTGAAG TACAAAGCGACGAAGACCGGAATGCAGATCGTCTTCCCACCCATGGCCGAAGTGAAGAGCCAGTGGGCGTGGGTGCTGGTCATGGCCGGGGTCACGCCTGCGTCGGCCTGA